The sequence below is a genomic window from Saccopteryx leptura isolate mSacLep1 chromosome 3, mSacLep1_pri_phased_curated, whole genome shotgun sequence.
AGGGCTTCAGCCACATTCTTCAGGGCAGCGATGGGTGAGGGCACACCAGGGGTCTCGGCAGAGTATGGGCCACCAGGTGCTACCCAGTGtcgttgctgctgctgctgctcctcggTGGTCATCTtcccagccgcctcaccctcggGCTCAGGGGATGCCTTGCGACGGCGTGCCGTAGGCGCCAGGTTCCGGGAAGGGGCTCGCGGGGGTGGGCCACAGAGAGCTGCAGGAGCCGGCTCTGGGTACTGCTGGGGCAGGGCCTCTGCAGGAGCTGGCTCTCGGAAGCTGCGGACTCCATCGGTTAGGAGCTCCCCTAGCTGGCGCCATTCCCCTGAGCCGTGTCGGCGTTCGTATTCTAGGTACTTGAAGCCCGATGAGGCCAGTGCCTTGCCAGGCTCCCGCAGAGCATCATGAAACATCTGGCGAGCCACAGCCAGGACTCCTGCGTACACGTTGCCAGAACCACAGGGATATTCGGTGAAGAGCTTCAGCTCAAACTCGTATCCTGGTGGGCGGGCAGTAGCATCAAAGGCGAACACCCGCCCCACCAGCCCGTGATCTTTCTTAAAGCGGACATTGAAGGGGGCACAGGCAGACAGAGCTAGCAGCTGTTCCCGCACTGCTTTTGGGCGTCCGTGCCACTCCTCTGCCCTTCCCCGCATGGCTTCATTCAGTTCTGCCAGACAGTCCGCATTCCTCTGCTGCTTCTCCTTCTCGAAATCGGAGCCGAAGATTGGACGGGCAGGACTCAAGCCGGGTGCCAGCGTCAGACCTCGGCTTCCCAGGCCAGATACTGCAGCTGCCAGCAGCCCGGGGGGCACCAAGCTGGGCATGGAGCCAAGGAGGGCCCTTCTTGCCCCCTCCACCATGGTGTCCTCGCGGCCCAGCCCATTGGCCAGGCGGGACCCCAGCGTATACTCCAGGGCAGGCGCGGGCAGGGGAAGGCGACCGGATGATGTGGCCCTGTCATAGCGGTCCTGGCCTGAAACGCCGCCGCCAGTCCCCGATGGCTGCGGCTGTGTCTGCGGAGGCGGTAGCTGGGGGCCCTGTGCAGCGGCAGCAGCCAGGTCCTTGGTGGCCGGGTGCTTGAGGGCCGGGGGCCCCGGCGAGCGGCCCTCGGGGAGCACGTGGCTGCGTTTGAGCTGGCGGGCGGCGTCGATGAGCAGCTCAATGCGATCCGCGCCCTCAAAGTTCACGCAGCCGCGGCACACGGCCTCACTGAAGTCCCACACCATGGCCCACGGCATCTTGGGCAGGTCGCACAGGTAGCACCACTGGCGGCGGGACGCCTGCACCGACGCCATGGTCCCTGCGCGCACGCAGCCAGGCCCCCGCGTTCCACCCGCCGCCGAGGTTCGATCCGCACCGTCGACGTTCGATTCGTGTTCCCGGGAAAGCGCGAGCCACAGTCCGGCCTCCGGCTCGGCCTCCCCGCCGATCCAGGCCCGGccccccttccccgccccctGGGCCCTAAGTCTTTTTCCTCACTCCCGCCTCCTTGAAAAGGCAGGCAAAGGCACGTCGGCGCCCCCGCTCGGTCCAGGCTCCGGGCCGAGGCGCACAGCTCGGGCCCGGCGATGGGCCGCGAGCGCCGCCGCCTCGGGCTCTCGCCGCTCCCGCTGCCGCCACTGCAACGGCCGCCGCCGCCTCCACCTCCTTCTGCCCCAGAGGCCGCTTCGCAGGGAAAGTTACATAACGTGCCGGCAAAGCCTTCTGGGAAACGTAGTCCCGCCGGACCGGTTCTTAAAGGGGACTGCAGGAGGCGgggggcggggtgtgtgtgtgtggtgtaggGGGACGACTCGCCGCTTCTCTGCGGCTCAACCCTTAACACTCTTCGCGAAGGGCAGGAGTTCGGCGCGCTCCTAGGAGCTCGAGCACAAGAGTTGAGGGCGACGATGTGATACGAAGGGTCAGAGCTACAACGAATTCAGAAACTGTAGGGGGCGGACATGTTCTGGGTGTCCCGTTTCTGTTCCGATTTGCTGTGCAGCTTTAAGCAAAAGCCTTGccttctctgagactcagttccCCGCCCATCAAAGGTAAGCCAATGACCAGTTAAGAAGGCAGGCGCTCCTGGGGCGGGGCAGAGGGGCCCTGATTGGGTGGTTTCTGGGTAGGGGACGGGAAATTGGCAATTTGGTCGTGGTAGTGAGGAGGTAGGGGAAGTTGTCCACTTGGCACTTTGCTTTCCCCAGAATCCTGGGTATCAGCCTCTGACCCGGGTCAGCAACTGCCCGATACAAGAGAGGACTGAAGGCTTCTGTCTTAGTTGCCTCATCTCCTGGAGAGGTAAGCGCTCTCCAACTCTGTTCCAGCTCGGCTGGCGCTCTCTGGTCTAAAAAGGGTTACACTGTCCGTTTCTCCGCCCGCCCCCCAGTTGCACTACAATTCCCAAAATGCTCTGCAGGGCGGACAAACTGACGCACTTCCGCTGTCTGGGAGGTCGGGGAGGCCTTCCCGATTCCTGCTGCCTCCCCCACACTGCTGCAGtccatttttttttgggggggggttctcCGTTTTCGGAGCACGGAGTTGAGGGCATCCTCACCATCTACTGACTCCTAATtcgggagaagggaaggaagccagAATTTGAGAgcaggagttgggggggggggttagtttCTGGGGAGAGAAGCGCCAGACCACCTTTCTACAACCTTGAGTGCTTACTACTTGATTGGTCCAACCAGGCTGTGACCCCCGTTTTTAATTCCTGGCGTCGGGAACAGTGCGAGGCAGGCTGGCGCGAAGGTTGGGGTGGGAACGCTGATCTCTAAGCACTAACCTACGTTAGCCTTTTCCTAAGCCTGAGTGCATTGTTAAGAAGGCAAAAATACTTGAATCTCTTGTCAATTACAATCATTCctgtatttcaaaataatcagGGTCTGCCTACCCCTCTCATCCACTGCAACCATAGTAGCTCTGATTTTGTTACCCacctacaactttttttttttttttaattttttttttattcatttttagagaggagagagagggggagagagagagaaacagagagaaagaagggggggaggagctggaagcatcaactcccatatgtgccttgaccaggcaagcccagggttttgaaccggcgacctcagcatttccaggtcaatgctttatccactgcgccaccacaggtcaggcctccacctacaacttttaaaaattgactccTTTGAAAGACTAGTTTCGCCTTACCCTAACCAATGTTATGTGCCTAATCATGGGTTTTATGTACTAACAACGTTTTTACATAAGTTAAAGGTGCACAGAGACCCATTAAAAAGGCCATCCAGTATCAATGAAAATTGCCTTTGGCTCATTCTCTGTAAGCTCTAGTGGGAGTCAAAGAGTTCTGGCCAGAGCCCAGCTTCAGGACTGTACTGGCACCTGACAAATTTAAGGCAAATTCCTAAACTCAGGAAAAACATGGAAACACCTAGATTCTGCTTTTAACTGGGTACCTTCAGGTTAAGATGTTAATTCATATAAATGCCATCCATGGTGCCTGGGCCGGAATTGAAGCACTATAAATGAAGTTTTTAAGCTGCCCATTTTTTTCAGAGATTCGACCCCTCTTCAGTATTGAGCAATACTAAAGATGGAGCAGTGACAGAGAGGCTCCGGCTTGGCCCTGACAAGGCTCAGCCGGGTGAGGGAGACAGACGATCAACTTAAAGGCACTCAAAAGACGTTCAACTTAAATGTACTCAAATGATGAttgaactgcattttttttttttttttttgtatctgctGGAACAGTGGGTTCCAGAAAGACTTTCCTGGGGTGATATTTGAGCTGAGGCCtgagagataaataaaatctggTTGTAGGAAGTAAAGActcctaaataaaaaaagatgcccATGCCTGACAGG
It includes:
- the IRF2BP1 gene encoding interferon regulatory factor 2-binding protein 1 translates to MASVQASRRQWCYLCDLPKMPWAMVWDFSEAVCRGCVNFEGADRIELLIDAARQLKRSHVLPEGRSPGPPALKHPATKDLAAAAAQGPQLPPPQTQPQPSGTGGGVSGQDRYDRATSSGRLPLPAPALEYTLGSRLANGLGREDTMVEGARRALLGSMPSLVPPGLLAAAVSGLGSRGLTLAPGLSPARPIFGSDFEKEKQQRNADCLAELNEAMRGRAEEWHGRPKAVREQLLALSACAPFNVRFKKDHGLVGRVFAFDATARPPGYEFELKLFTEYPCGSGNVYAGVLAVARQMFHDALREPGKALASSGFKYLEYERRHGSGEWRQLGELLTDGVRSFREPAPAEALPQQYPEPAPAALCGPPPRAPSRNLAPTARRRKASPEPEGEAAGKMTTEEQQQQQRHWVAPGGPYSAETPGVPSPIAALKNVAEALGHSPKDPGGGGGPGRAGGASPAASSTAQPAAQHRLVARNGEAEVSPTAGAEAVSGGGSSTGATPGAPLCCTLCRERLEDTHFVQCPSVPGHKFCFPCSREFIKAQGPAGEVYCPSGDKCPLVGSSVPWAFMQGEIATILAGDIKVKKERDP